From Quercus lobata isolate SW786 chromosome 1, ValleyOak3.0 Primary Assembly, whole genome shotgun sequence, one genomic window encodes:
- the LOC115975940 gene encoding 18.2 kDa class I heat shock protein-like, with product MSLIPSFFGSHRSNILDPFSLEIWDPFKDFPFSSEPQFARETSALVNTRVDWKETPEAHVFKADLPGLNKEEVKVEVEDDRVLQISGERKVEKEEKKDTWHRVERSSGKFLRRFRLPENAKMDQIKAAMENGVLTVTVPKVEAKKPDVKTIEISG from the coding sequence ATGTCTCTGATTCCAAGCTTCTTTGGTAGCCACCGAAGCAACATATTGGACCCATTCTCGCTCGAGATTTGGGACCCATTTAAGGATTTCCCATTCTCATCTGAACCTCAGTTTGCAAGAGAAACTTCTGCTTTGGTTAACACCCGTGTGGATTGGAAGGAGACCCCAGAAGCCCATGTGTTCAAAGCTGATCTTCCTGGGCTCAacaaagaggaagtgaaggttGAAGTTGAAGATGACAGAGTGCTCCAAATAAGCGGAGAGAGGAAAGTggagaaggaagagaagaaagacACGTGGCATAGAGTGGAGCGTAGCAGTGGCAAGTTCTTGAGGAGGTTTAGGCTTCCTGAGAATGCTAAGATGGATCAGATCAAGGCTGCAATGGAGAACGGTGTTCTCACTGTGACAGTCCCTAAGGTGGAGGCAAAGAAGCCTGATGTCAAGACCATTGAGATTTCTGGCTAA
- the LOC115975952 gene encoding 60S ribosomal protein L31-like — MVEKTRKEEVVSREYTINLHKRLHGCTFKKKAPKAIKEIRKFAQKAMGTTDVRVDVKLNKLIWSHGIRSVPRRIRVRIARKRNDEEDAKEELYSLVTVTEIPPEGLKGLGTKVIEGDD, encoded by the exons ATGGTGGAAAAGACAAGAAAAGAGGAGGTCGTCAGCCGAGAGTACACTATCAATCTCCACAAGCGCCTTCATGGATG CACATTCAAAAAGAAGGCTCCAAAGGCCATAAAGGAGATTAGGAAGTTTGCCCAGAAGGCTATGGGAACAACAGATGTCAGGGTGGATGTGAAGCTTAACAAGCTAATATGGAGCCATGGGATCCGAAGTGTGCCTAGGAGGATTCGTGTTCGCATTGCCCGGAAAAGAAATGATGAGGAAGATGCCAAGGAGGAGCTGTATTCACTAGTCACTGTCACTGAGATTCCACCAGAGGGTTTGAAGGGATTGGGCACGAAGGTCATTGAAGGAGATGATTGA
- the LOC115975961 gene encoding DNA damage-repair/toleration protein DRT100-like, with protein MGSVVLFLTLTLLAVSSSTVKSCPPSDRAALLAFKAALHEPYLGIFNSWTGSDCCHNWYGVSCDPETHRVADINLRGESEDPIFQRAHRTGHMTGYISPAICKLTRLSSFTVADWKGISGEIPDCITSLPFLRILDLIGNKISGDIPADIGRLTRLTVLNVADNLISGKIPPSLTNISSLMHLDLRNNKLWGEIPRNFGQLRMLSRALLSRNQLSGQIPSSISKIYRLADLDLSLNSISGPIPESLGRMSVLGNLNLDGNKISGTIPASLLNSRISNLNLSKNAIQGQIPDVFGPRSYFTALDLAYNNLKGPIPKSMMSASYVGHLDLSHNHLCGPIPAGSPFNHLEASSFVYNDCLCGKPLKAC; from the coding sequence ATGGGCAgtgtggttttgtttttaacGCTAACATTGCTCGCCGTTAGTTCTTCCACCGTTAAGTCCTGCCCGCCGTCAGACCGGGCAGCACTGTTAGCTTTCAAAGCTGCCCTCCACGAGCCTTATTTGGGCATCTTCAATTCATGGACGGGCAGCGACTGTTGCCACAACTGGTACGGCGTTAGTTGCGACCCGGAAACCCATCGGGTCGCCGATATAAACCTCCGTGGAGAGTCAGAAGACCCGATTTTCCAACGGGCTCACCGAACCGGGCACATGACCGGGTATATCTCACCAGCTATTTGCAAGCTCACGCGCCTCTCTTCTTTTACTGTCGCTGATTGGAAGGGAATTTCGGGCGAGATTCCGGATTGTATTACGTCGCTTCCTTTTCTCCGAATCTTGGATCTTATCGGAAACAAGATTTCGGGCGATATTCCGGCCGATATCGGGAGGCTGACGAGGCTCACTGTTCTCAACGTGGCCGATAATCTTATCTCCGGGAAAATCCCACCTTCTTTAACGAATATCTCCAGCTTGATGCACTTGGATCTCCGAAACAACAAACTCTGGGGCGAGATACCCCGAAATTTCGGCCAACTCCGAATGCTGAGCCGGGCTTTACTGAGCCGAAACCAGCTCTCCGGCCAAATCCCAAGTTCCATTTCGAAAATTTACCGTCTTGCAGATCTGGATCTCTCTTTGAATTCAATCTCCGGTCCGATACCGGAATCGCTCGGTCGAATGTCGGTTCTCGGAAATTTGAACCTGGATGGCAATAAAATTTCGGGTACCATACCGGCGAGTTTGCTCAACTCGAGGATAAGCAACTTAAACTTGAGCAAAAATGCGATCCAGGGTCAAATACCGGACGTTTTCGGACCGAGATCGTACTTTACAGCGCTGGATTTAGCGTATAATAATTTGAAGGGTCCGATACCGAAATCGATGATGTCGGCTTCGTATGTCGGACACTTGGATTTGAGCCATAACCACCTTTGTGGCCCAATACCTGCCGGGTCTCCGTTCAATCACCTCGAAGCGTCGTCGTTTGTTTATAATGATTGTCTTTGTGGGAAGCCATTAAAAGCTTgctag